In Miscanthus floridulus cultivar M001 chromosome 8, ASM1932011v1, whole genome shotgun sequence, the sequence tagctcaagctgcttctggatatcgagagagtcgggaagtttttgctatagaagaaggtgttttaaatactgatcaagtagatggtgattggagatacgaaattaccaattatctgaaaggtccatctcaaaaagtttccTGAAAACTCagatacaaagctctcaaatttgtgttccttgatgatcagttatattacaagtccatcgatggagtattgctcaaatgtttaagtcaagaagaggccaagaaagtgatgtatgaggttcacgaaggattgtgtggtgcacaccagtcagcttatcggatgaagtggataattaggagaactggttatttttggccgactatgttggaggattgttttgaatattacaaagggtgtcacaattgtcaaaaattcggcaatattcaaaaagttccagcatctgctatgaatcccataatcaagccttggccgttcagaggatggggtatagatttaattggtcagatcaatcctccttctagtaagggacacaaatttgtactcttggccatggattatttcaccaagtgggttgaagctatccctttgaagaaggtaacgtcagagaatatgatcagtttgttaaggaacatataattcacagattcgggattcctcaaactataacaactgatcaaggaactcagtttacttcttcaaaATTCTGtgatttgccaaagatatgggaattaagttgtataattcttctccttattatgcacaagctaatggtcaggcagaagcatcaaataagattatgattaaaatcatccagaagaagattgatgaaaaaccaaggagatggcacttggttcttaatgaagcattgtgggcttaccgaatggcttgtcatgggtccactcaaacgtctccctatgaactggtttatgggcatcatgctgtattaccatgggaattgcggtcaggttcaaggcgagttgtgttacagaaagaattggtagaagaagattataagaatctgatgatggatgaattggaagatttacatttgattcatctcaaggcattggaaaatattgagaaaaataaaatacgcgttgccaagtattataacaaaagggttaggttGAGACAATTCacagaaggagacttggtttggaaaactatattgccagttggaacaaaggatagagcattcggcaaatggtctccaaattgggaaggtcctttccgaatagtagaatgtgtacctggcaatgcatacatattgaagactttatttggggaggagtttaccagagctatcaatggaagatttcttaagaaatattaccccagtgttgaggttggttcatgaacgtAAATCAGAAAAgttgataaaaggaaaatcgcctttagcctaaaaaataaaactgagaatagccgatattgttcatatcgcctttagcacaaaatagccgatgcagtttgcatcgcctctagcacaagaatgtttatgcaagaccggggtgttttcagcatttttctgacagtcgcaggcataattttaccgaaaagaatcaaagaaataagcattcttccaaaagacaagtttatttacagaagtccatcctaatacaaactactcctcaaataacctgttgaggacggactggggaTTTGTGGACTCGGCAAGGGCgacggcatgatcatcgtagacctccagacgctcatcgatgtcgtcgatctcgtccgggcgtcctccagcgaagccgactggctggaacgagtagtcttcgttggtttgggaggtcattgccgccagcccgagagaaacaccaaggtgcacaccttggatgacggcctgatcaacacggccatccacagcatcaaggcgtgcctcggatgtctccccctgggcattcaccttgtcggcaaccttgttcgccgccgccttcaggcgatcgttctccgcagaaagagctgggcagaaaagaaaaaaaatgggtcagcaagcaggggaagccagaatgataaaaccaaatgaagatatcaaaccggtgatggcgtcgcagagttgcttccgctggtcctcccattcggcttgctcggcgccgaatttcttgga encodes:
- the LOC136470466 gene encoding uncharacterized protein — encoded protein: MVNSGDRGKRPADGEAEGSRASRCRHRGIRVISFSQYHLLPSATAAQPGTPSSGSSGSSSSSSSYHPNPWGLAEPADAHHPYSHEEALKFRQERDEAREELGDVSKKFGAEQAEWEDQRKQLCDAITALSAENDRLKAAANKVADKVNAQGETSEARLDAVDGRVDQAVIQGVHLGVSLGLAAMTSQTNEDYSFQPVGFAGGRPDEIDDIDERLEVYDDHAVALAESTNPQSVLNRLFEE